The Pseudomonas fluorescens genome includes a window with the following:
- a CDS encoding cation-transporting P-type ATPase has protein sequence MNRPSNIPAAHPTTPSQGLAWYTLPAEQVLKHLDVDEQAGLDIAEVQARLERTGFNRLSASARRPAWRRFLLQFHNILIYVLLGCAAITATLQHLWDTVVILAVVVANAIIGYVQEGKAEQAMDAIRNMLAPRATVIRAGERLGIAGEELVPGDIVLLEAGDKVPADLRLLHANRLQVQEAILTGESAPAEKNTEPVRIEAALGDRACMAFSGTLVTCGQATGVVVATATSTEIGRISNLLSAVEPLTTPLIEQMDVFARWLTLLILLIAGLLLAYGHFVGHYVFTEIFMVVVGMSVAAIPEGLPAVLTITLAVGVRAMAQRNAVVRRLPAIETLGSVSVICTDKTGTLTRNEMMVASVVTSDLTFTVDGVGYQPSGNMNLADQLIDTSHHPVLAELGRATSLCNDARLRQHEDTWKVEGDPMEGALLVFCAKAGINGEEERGTWARTDAIPFDAKHRFMATLHHNHDRQAAIYVKGAPEQILTMCTHQRSNTGATAPLDADYWHAQANAIARKGQRVLALAVRSVPPEHAILEFADVQGTLTLLGLVGMIDPPRPETIQAIKQCQAAGIVVKMITGDHAGTACAIGDQIGLDNPDKVLTGSDLDAMNDATLRESLKQVNIFARTSPEHKLRLVTLLQLNGMTVAMTGDGVNDAPALKRADAGIAMGCKGSEAAKEAADLVLADDNFASIVAAVREGRTVYDNIKKVLSWTLPTNAGETMTLIVALLFGLTLPVTAIQILWINLITAITLGIALAFEPTEDNTMRRPPRSRQEPLISGALVWHMVLVSILFLCGVYGIFTYALDRGYSVELARTLAVNTLVVMEIFHLFFIRNLYGTSLTWKGLRGTKVVWATIAVVTVAQFAITYAPPLQTVFATQAVPFMDGLLIVAVGIALFAIIEIEKQLRLRLTESDRQP, from the coding sequence ATGAACCGACCGAGCAACATACCAGCGGCGCACCCGACAACGCCCTCGCAGGGCCTGGCCTGGTACACGTTGCCCGCCGAACAAGTGCTCAAACACCTTGATGTCGATGAGCAAGCCGGGCTGGACATCGCCGAAGTCCAGGCCCGGCTTGAGCGTACGGGTTTCAACCGGTTGTCGGCGTCAGCCCGACGGCCAGCGTGGCGGCGATTTCTGCTGCAATTTCATAACATCCTGATTTATGTGCTGCTGGGTTGCGCTGCAATCACCGCAACGCTGCAACACCTGTGGGACACGGTGGTCATTCTCGCTGTCGTGGTGGCCAATGCGATCATTGGCTATGTCCAGGAAGGCAAGGCCGAACAGGCCATGGACGCCATCCGCAACATGCTCGCGCCCCGTGCAACGGTGATACGTGCCGGCGAACGCCTGGGCATCGCAGGCGAGGAATTGGTGCCCGGCGATATCGTCTTGCTGGAGGCCGGCGACAAAGTCCCGGCGGATCTGCGCCTGCTGCATGCCAACCGGCTCCAGGTCCAGGAAGCCATCCTGACCGGAGAGTCCGCACCGGCCGAAAAAAATACCGAACCGGTGCGCATCGAAGCGGCCCTGGGTGATCGTGCCTGCATGGCCTTCAGTGGCACCCTGGTGACCTGCGGACAAGCGACAGGGGTCGTTGTCGCCACCGCGACATCGACTGAAATCGGGCGCATCAGCAACCTGCTGTCGGCAGTGGAGCCACTGACGACGCCCCTGATAGAGCAAATGGATGTCTTCGCCCGCTGGCTGACACTATTGATTTTGCTGATCGCCGGTCTGCTACTCGCTTATGGCCACTTTGTCGGGCATTACGTCTTCACCGAAATATTCATGGTCGTGGTGGGCATGTCGGTCGCAGCCATACCCGAGGGATTGCCCGCCGTACTCACCATCACCCTGGCGGTGGGCGTGCGGGCGATGGCCCAGCGCAACGCCGTCGTTCGGCGCCTGCCGGCCATCGAAACCCTGGGCTCGGTATCGGTCATCTGCACGGACAAGACCGGCACCCTCACCCGTAACGAGATGATGGTGGCATCCGTCGTCACCAGCGACCTGACCTTCACCGTCGACGGTGTCGGCTACCAGCCTTCGGGCAACATGAACCTTGCCGATCAATTGATCGACACCTCCCACCACCCGGTGCTGGCCGAACTGGGGCGCGCGACGAGCCTTTGCAATGACGCACGCTTGAGGCAGCACGAAGACACCTGGAAAGTCGAAGGGGACCCCATGGAGGGTGCATTGCTGGTGTTTTGCGCCAAGGCCGGCATCAACGGCGAAGAGGAACGCGGCACTTGGGCCCGCACCGATGCCATTCCGTTCGACGCCAAACACCGTTTCATGGCAACGCTGCATCACAACCATGACCGGCAAGCCGCCATTTATGTCAAAGGTGCGCCGGAGCAGATTCTGACCATGTGCACGCACCAGCGCAGCAACACGGGGGCAACGGCCCCGCTCGATGCCGACTATTGGCACGCGCAGGCCAATGCCATCGCCCGCAAAGGCCAACGCGTGTTGGCGCTCGCCGTCAGGTCCGTCCCGCCCGAACACGCCATCCTGGAGTTTGCCGATGTGCAAGGGACACTGACCTTGCTTGGCCTGGTCGGGATGATCGACCCGCCCCGCCCGGAAACGATCCAGGCGATCAAGCAATGCCAGGCGGCCGGCATTGTCGTGAAGATGATCACAGGGGACCACGCCGGCACCGCCTGCGCCATCGGGGATCAGATCGGCCTGGACAACCCCGACAAGGTACTGACCGGCAGCGACCTGGACGCCATGAACGATGCCACCCTCAGGGAATCACTCAAGCAAGTGAACATCTTCGCGCGTACCAGTCCCGAACATAAGCTGCGGCTGGTGACGTTGCTGCAACTCAACGGCATGACCGTGGCCATGACCGGCGACGGCGTCAACGACGCGCCAGCGCTCAAACGCGCTGATGCCGGCATCGCCATGGGTTGCAAAGGCAGTGAAGCGGCCAAGGAAGCCGCGGACCTGGTACTGGCGGACGATAACTTCGCCTCCATCGTGGCCGCTGTGCGTGAAGGCCGGACGGTCTACGACAACATCAAGAAAGTGCTGAGCTGGACGTTACCCACCAACGCGGGCGAGACAATGACCCTGATTGTCGCGCTGCTGTTTGGCCTTACATTGCCAGTCACGGCGATACAGATCCTGTGGATCAACCTGATTACCGCCATCACGCTGGGTATCGCGCTGGCGTTCGAACCGACCGAAGACAACACCATGCGCAGGCCGCCGCGCTCACGACAGGAGCCGTTGATCAGCGGCGCATTGGTCTGGCATATGGTGCTCGTTTCCATTCTGTTCCTGTGCGGTGTCTACGGCATCTTTACCTATGCCCTGGACCGAGGCTACTCCGTCGAACTGGCCCGCACCCTGGCAGTGAACACCTTAGTCGTGATGGAAATTTTCCACCTGTTCTTTATCCGCAATCTCTACGGCACGTCACTGACCTGGAAGGGCCTTCGGGGTACGAAGGTTGTGTGGGCGACCATCGCGGTGGTGACCGTCGCTCAATTCGCCATCACCTACGCGCCGCCGCTGCAAACCGTGTTCGCGACCCAAGCGGTGCCCTTCATGGATGGACTGCTGATCGTCGCGGTGGGCATTGCGCTGTTCGCCATCATCGAAATTGAAAAACAGCTTCGACTGCGTTTAACCGAGTCCGATCGTCAACCGTGA